DNA sequence from the Nocardia fluminea genome:
GGAGCCAACCAGGGCCCGACCACCGCTGCCACCACGATGACGACCGCGGGAGCGACCCGCAGGAAAAGACGCGTCCGGTTCATCGGCGGCCCTGCACAACCCACGCCCGCAGCAAGTCCGCGAGCAACAGCATCACCATGATGCTGGTCGCGGCCAGTGCCACGATGGTCAGCGCCAACGTTGCGTCCCGGTCGGCTACCGACCCGGCCAGAACGGAGCCGATCCCGGGATAGTTGAAGATCGTTTCGACCACCAACGTGCCCGCGAGCAGCGGGCCGATCGTGGTCGCCAACGATGTCGCGATCGACGGTAGCGCCGAGGGCAAGATGTTGTGCCACAACACCGATTGCTTGCTGAGCCCGTCGAGCTCGGCGGCGTGCACCGCCGGTGTCGAACCGGCGTCGATCAGCGCCGAGTGCACCACACGCACATTCCATCCAGTCTGCGGAACGGCCAACGCGATCGTGGGCAACACCAACATACTCAGGCTCTCCGGGCGACCCGCGCCGTCCGGAATCGTCACCGCGGGCAGCCACCCCAACCAGACAGCGAACACCAACGCGAACACCGCCGCGAGCACGAACTCGGGGACGGCGATCATCACCGTCGACCCCGAGGCCATCGCCCGGGAAAACGAACTACGCGGACGCAGCGCCCACATCGAGCCGAACGCGATCGCCGCCGTCGCGGTCACCACCAGCGCCAAGCCTCCCAGCAGCAAGGTGTTGAGGAACTTCGCGCCGAGCACGTCGACCACGGGTGTGCCGCGCAAGGTCTGGCCCAGGTCGCCACCGGCGAGATTGCGCAGCCATTCCACATATCGCACCGGCCACGGGCGATCGAGTCCGAGTTGGCGCTCGGTCGCGGCGATCTGTTCGGCGCTGGCCTCCTTCCCGAGCAAGCTGCGAACACCATTGCCCGGCAAGAAGGCCACGGCGGCGTGGACGAGGGCGAGCAGCACGAACAACATCGCCACCCGCTTGAACACGATCGCCAGAACGAGTCGGGTCGTGCGAACCATCTACGGAGTCATCCAAGTGCGCTCGAGCTGCACGCGGCCGTAGCCCGACGCGGTGGGCGCGTCCCTGACCTTCGACGAGGCGATGTCGATGCCGTCGGCGGTGCCCCAGACCACGTAGCCGCCCCGGTCGTACTGGATCCGTTGCACCGCCTTCAACGATTCCTGCTGCGCGGGACCGTTCGGGGTGGCGAGAGTCTTCTTGTAGGCAGCGTCGAACTCCGCGTCGCGGAAGGCGGTCTCGTTGGCGGTGGTGTCCGAGCGAAGGACCTTGCTGGCGTAGAACATCAGCGAGTCGTTGGTCGCCCAGCTGACCGTGGTCATCGGTGCGGCGGGCTTGACCCACGATTCGTCGTAGAACGCCGTCGGGTCCTGGACCACTACTTCGACCTTCACGCCGATGTCACCGAGCTGGGTCGCGATCAGGCGCGCCGAGTCGACCTCGCCGATCGCTTCTTCCTTGGTGAAGCACCGGTAGGTCGCGGCAGTGTCGAACTTGGCGTCGCTGAGCAATTGTTCGGCGCGCGCCACGTCGCGGGTGCGCTGGGTCAGCGTGCGGTCGTAGGCGGGGTCGCCGACGCCGAGGACGTCGTTGCCGATGGTGCCGTAGTCCGAGAACACCTGCTTGACCATCGCGAGACGGTCGACGCCGAGCCGGATCGCCTCACGCACACGAGGATCGGCGAACGGGCCGTCGGAGGTGCGCAGGGCCAGGCACACCGCGAGGTCGTCGGGCCTGCGGACGACAGTGAGGTCCGAGCGCGAAGCGGCGGTGCGGGCAGCCAGCGCACCCACGTTGGAGGCCAGGTCGATCTGGCCTGCCGCGACGGCGGTAGCGAGCGCCTGCGAACTCGCGAATCGGGTGATCTCGATGCCGTCGAGCATCGGCGCTCCGCCGTACCACTTGTCGTGGCGGCGCAGGCGCGCGTTGCCGTCGTCATAGGACTCGAGCACGAAGGGGCCCGATCCGGTGGCCTTGGTGATGTCGGTGGGGCTGCCGGCCTTCATGACGAAGGTCATCAGGCGCAGCAGCAGCGGGAGCTGACTGTTGGGGGTCTCGCTGACGAGCCGAACACGGCGATCGTCGACCGCGGTGATCGCATCGAGGGGAACGGGGACCTTCCAGTCACCGTTGGGCGCCGAGCGCAGCGCCTTGAGCGACCAGACCACATCGGCGGAGGTCACGGGCGAACCGTCGTGGAATACCGCGTTCTCGGCGATAGTGAACGTCCACACCCGCTGCTCGGCGTCGGCTTCCCAGGCCGATGCCAAACGGGCGCCCACGTTCGAGGACGCGTTCTCGGCGACATTGGGCACGGTGAGCGGATCCAGCAGCAGCGACATCAGCAGCATGTCACTGTCATTGGCGATCAAGGTGTACGGATTGACCGTCAAGCCCGACGCCTGGCCGATCGCGCCGATCCGGAGAACACCACCGCGTCGCGGCGGGCCGGAGTAAGAATCACCCCCGGAACCGGAGCTGCACGCCGCGATCAGCGCGATCGATCCGGCCGCGACACTGCCCGCGAGAAAACTACGCCTCGAGATACTCACTCTGCTACACCCCCTCATCCCTCGCCACTTCTATGCATAGCCTAACCTAACGCCGACACCCAGACAGGAGCCTCCGTCATAGACGCAGGTGGCGACCGTCGCAATCACCGTTTCGTCGCGCTCAGAGATCAATATTGCCCGTTCACCGCGCCATCGATCACGACACACTGCGACGCGATCACCGGTACCTACAACGCAATCCACCATAGGGTCGGCACCGTGAGAACATGCACGTGTCGCAACTCTTACAGCCCCGATTCATACCGGACAACCGTATTGGACAGGGAGCGCGTCGAATTGACGGTGAGAAGCCGCCACACCGGGAGCGCCGGACAGGTTTACGCACGTGGATCCACGTTCCA
Encoded proteins:
- a CDS encoding ABC transporter permease, translated to MVRTTRLVLAIVFKRVAMLFVLLALVHAAVAFLPGNGVRSLLGKEASAEQIAATERQLGLDRPWPVRYVEWLRNLAGGDLGQTLRGTPVVDVLGAKFLNTLLLGGLALVVTATAAIAFGSMWALRPRSSFSRAMASGSTVMIAVPEFVLAAVFALVFAVWLGWLPAVTIPDGAGRPESLSMLVLPTIALAVPQTGWNVRVVHSALIDAGSTPAVHAAELDGLSKQSVLWHNILPSALPSIATSLATTIGPLLAGTLVVETIFNYPGIGSVLAGSVADRDATLALTIVALAATSIMVMLLLADLLRAWVVQGRR
- a CDS encoding ABC transporter substrate-binding protein, with product MSISRRSFLAGSVAAGSIALIAACSSGSGGDSYSGPPRRGGVLRIGAIGQASGLTVNPYTLIANDSDMLLMSLLLDPLTVPNVAENASSNVGARLASAWEADAEQRVWTFTIAENAVFHDGSPVTSADVVWSLKALRSAPNGDWKVPVPLDAITAVDDRRVRLVSETPNSQLPLLLRLMTFVMKAGSPTDITKATGSGPFVLESYDDGNARLRRHDKWYGGAPMLDGIEITRFASSQALATAVAAGQIDLASNVGALAARTAASRSDLTVVRRPDDLAVCLALRTSDGPFADPRVREAIRLGVDRLAMVKQVFSDYGTIGNDVLGVGDPAYDRTLTQRTRDVARAEQLLSDAKFDTAATYRCFTKEEAIGEVDSARLIATQLGDIGVKVEVVVQDPTAFYDESWVKPAAPMTTVSWATNDSLMFYASKVLRSDTTANETAFRDAEFDAAYKKTLATPNGPAQQESLKAVQRIQYDRGGYVVWGTADGIDIASSKVRDAPTASGYGRVQLERTWMTP